Proteins from a single region of Paenibacillus sp. BIHB 4019:
- a CDS encoding TadE/TadG family type IV pilus assembly protein produces MAAMKRRRRLAGHTDCREGERGSIVMEAALVMPMLLLVLMVFIIFIRMSTLQIALQSAASQSARQIAAHIYPVELAYQRASASKPEFSAAHMPLADWSAAASNAAKWLPDPAGALASSALSGDWKPLIDMAATEIGRGAIEPLLRQNADEAVLETARIKLSRLALPDLKNKQQPYLIIEAEYEFPMQLPFMKQKLILREQASERVWISDAAAAQDTATQNDPEHIPIQIISISPVPLRPGHKATAIVLTKPGVTASLKVMYKSGQSQAKHLGEATAGSDGIVQWTWLVSGNTTPGMWELTAAVGDQQASMHFQVEKKSN; encoded by the coding sequence ATGGCCGCTATGAAACGACGCAGACGATTGGCTGGTCATACTGATTGCCGAGAGGGAGAGCGCGGCAGCATCGTTATGGAAGCAGCGCTGGTTATGCCAATGCTTCTGCTTGTGCTGATGGTATTCATTATTTTTATACGCATGAGTACGTTACAAATAGCGCTTCAATCAGCAGCCTCTCAATCCGCCCGGCAAATTGCCGCGCATATATATCCTGTAGAGTTAGCCTATCAGAGAGCTTCCGCATCAAAACCGGAATTTAGTGCCGCACATATGCCGCTGGCAGATTGGAGCGCGGCGGCATCTAATGCTGCTAAGTGGCTGCCTGATCCGGCAGGGGCACTAGCATCCTCTGCATTAAGCGGCGATTGGAAGCCGCTTATAGATATGGCTGCAACGGAAATTGGACGAGGAGCGATAGAGCCGCTGCTCCGTCAAAATGCAGACGAGGCTGTGCTGGAGACAGCTAGAATCAAGCTTTCAAGGCTGGCGCTGCCGGATTTGAAAAATAAGCAGCAGCCTTATTTGATTATTGAAGCGGAATATGAGTTTCCAATGCAGCTTCCTTTCATGAAGCAGAAGCTTATTTTAAGAGAGCAGGCTTCAGAGCGGGTATGGATCAGCGACGCTGCGGCGGCGCAAGATACAGCAACGCAAAATGATCCTGAACATATTCCTATTCAGATCATATCGATATCGCCTGTGCCGCTAAGGCCGGGCCACAAAGCAACCGCTATTGTGCTTACAAAGCCGGGAGTGACTGCTTCATTAAAGGTGATGTACAAAAGTGGGCAAAGCCAGGCCAAGCATCTAGGCGAGGCGACAGCGGGCAGCGACGGAATTGTCCAGTGGACCTGGCTCGTATCGGGCAATACGACGCCAGGCATGTGGGAGCTGACAGCAGCAGTGGGCGATCAGCAAGCATCCATGCATTTTCAGGTTGAGAAGAAATCAAATTAG
- a CDS encoding A24 family peptidase codes for MLTLPFAAAAVLLIAALLTDLRSMLIPNRLTVSFFAAGCLYQTISGGWSGLWTGLLGAVAGFVPLFILHLARGIGAGDVKLFAALGVWVGTSMVLQMMMYAILYAGLIGVLLVLFNRPFSRRMLSGLLLLLQRSTGPRRKELGGWAAGGTTFPFMLAVVPGAITAWLMIT; via the coding sequence ATGCTCACCTTACCGTTTGCAGCGGCAGCCGTGCTGCTCATCGCTGCATTACTGACAGATTTGCGTTCCATGCTTATCCCTAACCGCTTGACCGTGTCTTTTTTTGCGGCAGGCTGCTTATATCAGACAATCTCTGGCGGCTGGAGCGGATTGTGGACGGGGCTACTCGGAGCTGTTGCAGGGTTTGTCCCGTTGTTCATTTTGCATTTGGCGAGAGGAATTGGCGCAGGGGATGTTAAGCTATTTGCTGCACTGGGTGTGTGGGTTGGCACAAGTATGGTGCTGCAAATGATGATGTATGCCATTTTATATGCAGGCTTAATTGGCGTGCTGCTAGTCTTGTTTAATAGGCCATTTAGCAGGAGGATGTTGAGTGGCTTGCTGCTGCTATTGCAACGAAGCACTGGGCCGAGACGCAAGGAGCTTGGAGGCTGGGCAGCGGGGGGAACCACCTTCCCATTTATGCTTGCAGTCGTACCCGGGGCAATAACAGCGTGGCTCATGATTACATAA
- a CDS encoding DUF6382 domain-containing protein codes for MGNFIVDYAMNRGHELIMDREGGIRRQELEEVELQMLQGSSIPHLLPIEWFELNGLITFSYRISGKKLLLHRLQIQSLTMEKFYAVLLGIIEALDECHHYMLRPEGCLLEESYLFVGEQLSDIFLVYMPLKSINSGQSAPNCMHSLLALAIRWSSYIEEINGEEFQYLLHLLSREDATISTIRSQLLERISKMYEGIYRLHGSAPSTSRPNPASSTSNAINANIASSPYIAGNMRPDKVGDYSSSNHYGEAGEFGRDSDNIKKSETNLQESLNDRFFADGDWDIEVEPLPQYNFTEEETAPARKGKWLISAMIFVAVACIWRYIYLAAPSSSLLFICLGLSLIGVAGLLALWLKKSIVAESELVEEDNLREDRNKEEFSRSRFRRANENGEEGVQHSSSSIDLEVAVPPFKKSVSSQTGSTRREEATVLLGQHNKKTTADSGFSLQREWEGQGQRLIWEKGRFTIGRIGEQVSYGDEAQGISRLHLECNRDDKGCFIKDLGSRNGSMLNGQTMIAYKTYPFSVGDIVQLAGVNGPKYELKQGS; via the coding sequence ATGGGGAACTTTATTGTAGATTATGCGATGAATCGTGGACATGAGCTAATTATGGATCGCGAGGGAGGCATACGCAGACAAGAGCTTGAAGAAGTAGAGCTGCAAATGCTGCAAGGCAGCTCTATTCCACATCTGCTGCCCATTGAATGGTTCGAGCTGAATGGGCTTATTACGTTTAGCTATCGCATAAGCGGCAAAAAATTGCTGCTTCATCGCTTGCAGATACAATCGCTGACGATGGAGAAGTTTTATGCCGTACTGCTAGGTATTATAGAAGCGCTAGATGAGTGCCATCATTATATGCTTCGTCCTGAAGGCTGCCTGCTGGAAGAGTCCTATCTATTTGTTGGCGAGCAGCTAAGTGATATTTTTCTCGTTTATATGCCTCTAAAATCGATAAATTCAGGCCAGTCTGCTCCTAACTGTATGCACTCCCTGCTAGCACTGGCAATACGATGGTCTTCTTATATAGAAGAAATAAATGGCGAGGAGTTTCAGTATCTATTGCATTTGTTAAGCAGAGAAGATGCAACGATCAGCACGATTCGTTCTCAATTGCTGGAACGCATTAGCAAAATGTATGAGGGTATATATCGCCTTCATGGCTCCGCGCCAAGCACAAGCAGGCCAAATCCAGCTAGCAGTACTAGTAATGCTATCAATGCTAATATTGCTAGCAGTCCTTATATTGCTGGCAATATGAGGCCGGACAAGGTCGGCGATTACAGCAGCTCTAATCATTATGGAGAAGCTGGCGAGTTCGGCCGTGATAGCGACAATATTAAAAAAAGCGAAACGAATCTGCAAGAGTCTTTAAATGATCGTTTTTTTGCCGACGGAGATTGGGATATAGAAGTCGAACCTCTGCCTCAATATAACTTTACTGAGGAGGAGACTGCGCCAGCTCGGAAAGGAAAATGGCTGATAAGCGCGATGATTTTTGTAGCAGTAGCATGTATATGGCGCTATATTTATTTAGCGGCCCCTTCCAGCAGTTTGCTGTTCATATGTCTAGGTTTATCGCTTATTGGTGTTGCCGGACTGCTAGCCCTATGGCTCAAAAAAAGCATAGTAGCTGAATCAGAATTAGTAGAAGAAGATAACCTAAGGGAAGATAGAAACAAAGAAGAGTTTAGCCGCTCACGTTTTAGAAGAGCCAATGAAAATGGAGAAGAAGGTGTTCAACATTCTAGCTCATCTATTGATTTGGAAGTAGCTGTGCCCCCGTTTAAAAAGAGCGTGTCATCCCAAACGGGGTCAACTAGAAGAGAGGAAGCAACGGTGCTTCTAGGGCAGCATAACAAAAAAACCACTGCCGATAGCGGATTCTCACTCCAGAGGGAGTGGGAAGGGCAAGGGCAGAGGCTTATTTGGGAGAAAGGCCGATTTACAATTGGCCGTATTGGTGAACAGGTCAGCTATGGTGACGAAGCGCAGGGAATATCACGGCTTCACCTTGAATGTAATAGAGACGATAAAGGCTGCTTCATCAAAGATCTTGGCTCTCGAAATGGAAGCATGCTGAACGGGCAAACAATGATTGCTTACAAAACCTATCCTTTTTCAGTAGGGGACATCGTCCAGCTAGCTGGGGTAAATGGTCCTAAATATGAATTGAAGCAAGGAAGCTGA
- a CDS encoding TIGR01777 family oxidoreductase, producing MRIAVAGGTGFVGQALVKALLERRDEVWIISRSGRSPNSPVGKGLHYVTWSELAEHPQKLEGIDAIINLAGESINQRWTAQAKQRILSSRLTATARIAQIVQALKGKPKVVVNASGISAYGLSTTETFDEYSPTAVTDFLSEVVKQWEKAADAIKVERLIKLRVGVVLNKTGGAFPLMALPYKLFGGGRMGSGQQWISWIHLEDIVRLIIFCVDQPKVNGPVNASAPEPVTNDSFGRAIGKAMHRPHWFPVPAFVMKAVVGELATLLLDGQRALPRVALDNGFVFRYPTVESAMEHMYKKP from the coding sequence TGGTACTGGTTTTGTCGGACAAGCATTGGTCAAGGCTCTTCTGGAGCGGCGTGATGAAGTATGGATTATTTCGCGCTCTGGACGTAGCCCAAACTCGCCTGTAGGAAAAGGCCTCCATTATGTAACATGGAGCGAGCTTGCCGAGCATCCTCAAAAGCTGGAGGGCATTGACGCCATCATTAACCTTGCTGGCGAATCCATCAATCAACGATGGACCGCCCAGGCCAAGCAGCGGATTCTAAGCTCCAGACTAACTGCTACCGCACGCATCGCCCAAATCGTCCAAGCTCTAAAAGGCAAACCGAAGGTTGTCGTTAATGCTTCAGGCATTTCAGCCTATGGGCTGTCAACTACCGAAACCTTTGATGAGTACAGCCCGACTGCCGTAACAGACTTTTTGTCTGAAGTGGTCAAGCAATGGGAAAAAGCTGCTGACGCAATTAAGGTAGAACGTCTCATTAAGCTAAGAGTAGGCGTCGTCCTGAACAAAACCGGCGGTGCTTTCCCATTAATGGCACTGCCCTATAAGTTATTTGGCGGTGGACGAATGGGCAGCGGGCAGCAATGGATATCTTGGATTCATCTGGAGGACATTGTCCGTCTCATTATCTTTTGCGTGGATCAGCCAAAGGTGAACGGGCCTGTTAACGCTTCAGCTCCAGAGCCTGTTACGAATGACAGCTTTGGAAGAGCGATTGGCAAAGCGATGCATCGGCCCCACTGGTTCCCGGTTCCTGCTTTTGTCATGAAGGCTGTGGTCGGCGAGCTTGCAACACTGCTCCTTGATGGCCAGCGGGCACTTCCACGAGTCGCCTTGGACAATGGATTTGTTTTCCGTTATCCGACTGTCGAGAGCGCCATGGAGCATATGTATAAAAAGCCCTAA